One window from the genome of Lepisosteus oculatus isolate fLepOcu1 chromosome 21, fLepOcu1.hap2, whole genome shotgun sequence encodes:
- the LOC107075803 gene encoding nuclear apoptosis-inducing factor 1-like, which produces MAERKRNPNWTEEEKAILLKEYSRRKEILTSKFNPAVTSVIKQKHWKEITDCVNSQNPTVKRTIQEVKKKYENLSTAAKKEYRELRKAATKRAPQEPSQLSGPSPLQTVSVSSSPALPPRIVAVSSFVLPTSRPQAPLPRPPLLVPRPRQVTPVLQPPRAVVSSSADVSSTPRGMKELGNFGEELDRIHSAITNCGDRIVAAIDPIASSLHELTHHLGSLVDLLGRQPSPPCHHTAIQTSEDNQEESNIDNTALLIVPKVEKTSPSYPSTSSTQMIQNTDDYR; this is translated from the exons ATggctgaaagaaaaaggaatCCAAACTGGACAGAGGAGGAGAAAGCAATCCTGTTGAAGGAATACTCAAGACGAAAAGAGATCCTAACAAGCAAGTTTAACCCTGCAGTGACGTCAGTCATTAAGCAAAAGCACTGGAAAGAAATAACAGATTGTGTTAACTCTCAAAATCCCACAGTGAAGAGAACCATTCAAgaagttaaaaagaaatatgaaaatcTATCAACTGCAGcaaaaaaagaatacagagaATTAAGAAAGGCAGCTACAAAAAGAG CTCCACAGGAACCCTCCCAGCTGTCTGGCCCATCACCCTTACAGACCGTTTCAGTATCTAGCTCTCCAGCACTCCCTCCAAGGATCGTGGCTGTATCCTCCTTTGTCCTACCAACTAGTAGACCACAAGCACCTCTTCCACGGCCTCCTCTGTTGGTTCCTCGCCCTCGACAGGTCACTCCAGTCCTACAACCTCCTCGAGCGGTTGTCAGTTCTTCAGCGGATGTGTCGTCCACTCCCAGAGGAATGAAGGAGTTAGGAAACTTTGGCGAGGAGCTTGATCGGATTCATTCGGCCATCACTAACTGTGGGGACAGGATAGTGGCTGCCATTGACCCTATTGCTTCATCTCTCCATGAACTCACCCACCACCTTGGCTCCCTAGTGGATCTGCTGGGAAGACAGCCCTCACCTCCATGCCATCACACGGCCATTCAAACCTCTGAGGACAACCAGGAGGAGTCAAATATAGACAACACAGCTCTACTAATAGTGCCTAAAGTCGAGAAGACATCCCCTTCCTATCCATCAACATCTTCAACTCAGATGATCCAAAACACTGACGATTATAGATAG